AAAGACGCCACTGTATCGGTTAAAGATATTAAGACAAAGCCTGAAGATGCAATTAAAAAGGCACAACAAACATATAAAAACCAAGATTTAAAAGATATTTCTTATGAGAAATCAAATGGTGACTGGGTCTATAAAGTTGAACAACAAGATACGAAAAATAATAAAGAGTCTGAAGTTATCATCAATGATAAAGATAAAAAAGTGATTCACAAAGAAACTGAAAAAGGTGAATCTAATCAGTCTAATGACGCATTTAAATACAGTGATGTGAAGAATTATAAAGATGCTATTAAATCAGCGCAAAAAGACTTTGATGGAGATGTGAAAGAGTGGTCATTATCAAAAGATGATGGCAAGTTAGTTTATAACTTTGATCTACAAAAAGGTAAAGAAAAGCATGAAGTGACTGTCGATGCTAAAACTGGAAAAGTATTAGACAATCAAAAAGACGATTAAAATAAATCCTCTATATGAAGATCAAGCCTG
The DNA window shown above is from Staphylococcus sp. M0911 and carries:
- a CDS encoding PepSY domain-containing protein, yielding MKHTKTIALLSSAAILLGACGNGGSDSASNKKDEGTKDATVSVKDIKTKPEDAIKKAQQTYKNQDLKDISYEKSNGDWVYKVEQQDTKNNKESEVIINDKDKKVIHKETEKGESNQSNDAFKYSDVKNYKDAIKSAQKDFDGDVKEWSLSKDDGKLVYNFDLQKGKEKHEVTVDAKTGKVLDNQKDD